From Candidatus Zixiibacteriota bacterium, one genomic window encodes:
- a CDS encoding carboxyl transferase domain-containing protein produces MFRIESKIDTKSAQYLENVQKNKALHGQFKERLEQVKLGGPEKSRLRHTERGKLLPRERITRLLDKHSPFLELGALAAYDMYDNDAPSAGIITGIGAVHGRQVMVIANDATVKGGTYYPMTVLKHARAQEVAESNNLPCVYLVDSGGIFLPLQAGSFPDKDHFGRIFYNEARMSAKGIVQISVVMGSCTAGGAYLPAMSDESVIVRKQGTIFIGGPPLVKAATGEVVTAEELGGADVHCRKSGVTDHYAENDEHALKIARNIIENLAAPSGFTLERSEVEEPFYDPEELYGVVSADLRKPYDIRELIARVVDGSRFHEFKELYGITLVTGFARIMGYPVGIIGNNGVLFAESAQKGAHFVELCAQRKIPLIFLQNISGFIVGRQYEAGGIARDGAKMVHAVANADVPKFTLVVGGSYGAGNYAMCGRGYFPRLMWMWPNAKICVMGGEQAADVLATVKINQLEEQGKKLSSEEITAIRQPIIDKYEAESSPYFSGARLWDDGMMGMTDTRQALALAISMSLNAPIPDTKFGVFRM; encoded by the coding sequence ATGTTTAGAATCGAATCAAAAATAGATACCAAATCCGCGCAGTATTTGGAAAATGTTCAGAAGAACAAAGCCCTTCACGGCCAGTTCAAAGAACGGCTTGAACAGGTAAAGCTCGGCGGGCCAGAGAAGTCTCGCCTCCGTCATACAGAGCGGGGAAAACTATTGCCGCGTGAACGTATTACCCGTCTGCTTGACAAGCACAGTCCTTTTCTTGAATTGGGCGCTCTCGCTGCCTATGATATGTATGACAACGACGCGCCGTCGGCCGGTATCATTACAGGAATCGGGGCGGTTCATGGCCGACAGGTAATGGTCATAGCGAACGATGCGACGGTCAAAGGGGGCACATATTATCCAATGACTGTCCTCAAACATGCCCGTGCCCAGGAAGTTGCGGAGAGCAATAATTTGCCGTGTGTGTATTTGGTAGATTCAGGCGGGATATTTTTGCCGCTTCAGGCTGGCTCGTTTCCTGACAAAGATCATTTCGGGAGGATATTTTATAACGAAGCAAGAATGTCGGCAAAAGGAATTGTGCAGATTTCTGTCGTAATGGGCTCATGCACAGCGGGCGGAGCATATCTGCCCGCAATGTCTGATGAGTCGGTGATTGTCAGGAAACAGGGGACAATCTTTATAGGCGGGCCGCCATTGGTCAAAGCTGCAACTGGCGAGGTTGTCACCGCCGAGGAACTTGGAGGCGCCGATGTTCATTGCAGAAAATCGGGCGTGACTGACCACTATGCTGAAAACGACGAACATGCTCTTAAGATCGCCAGAAATATAATTGAAAACCTCGCAGCCCCGTCGGGATTCACACTCGAACGGTCTGAGGTCGAAGAACCGTTTTACGATCCAGAAGAATTGTATGGTGTCGTCTCAGCGGACCTTCGCAAGCCGTATGATATTCGCGAACTTATCGCTCGTGTTGTGGACGGTTCGCGTTTTCACGAATTCAAAGAATTGTACGGGATTACACTCGTGACTGGTTTTGCGCGGATTATGGGTTATCCGGTTGGGATAATTGGAAATAACGGGGTGCTCTTTGCCGAATCGGCTCAGAAAGGGGCGCACTTTGTTGAACTGTGCGCTCAACGCAAAATACCGCTTATTTTTCTGCAAAACATTTCCGGTTTCATTGTCGGCAGGCAGTACGAGGCTGGTGGGATTGCCCGCGATGGAGCAAAAATGGTGCATGCCGTCGCCAATGCTGATGTTCCCAAGTTCACTCTTGTGGTTGGCGGTTCTTACGGCGCAGGAAATTATGCCATGTGCGGACGAGGATATTTCCCGAGGCTGATGTGGATGTGGCCGAATGCAAAAATATGTGTCATGGGGGGAGAGCAGGCCGCAGATGTTCTTGCGACAGTCAAAATCAATCAGCTTGAAGAGCAGGGCAAAAAACTGTCGAGCGAAGAAATCACGGCCATACGCCAGCCTATCATAGATAAATACGAAGCCGAATCCTCACCTTACTTTTCCGGCGCGCGATTATGGGACGATGGCATGATGGGGATGACCGACACCCGCCAGGCGCTCGCTTTGGCGATTTCGATGTCCCTGAACGCCCCGATTCCGGACACTAAATTCGGCGTCTTTCGGATGTAG
- a CDS encoding undecaprenyl-diphosphate phosphatase gives MTYLDAIILGIVQGLTEFLPVSSSAHLVFAQFLLGVKEPGITLEIVVHIGTLIAVILYYRQKLWALMLALFDRAKTEERRIILYLVIGTIPAGLAGIFLNDFFESSFSDPRTTAASLIISGFLLLFVRLAKPTSEKVSLFHAITMGIGQAISILPGISRSGATISMGMYTGLDAVKAAEFSFLLSIPAITGAIIFKTDALVAVDSLHIGPYLVGALFAFVFGLLSVAGLLKIVQKGKFEYFAYYCFAVGAFGLYYFW, from the coding sequence ATGACATACCTCGACGCAATTATACTCGGCATTGTTCAGGGACTCACTGAGTTTCTGCCAGTCTCATCATCGGCGCATTTAGTCTTCGCCCAATTTTTGCTTGGAGTCAAAGAACCGGGGATAACGCTCGAAATAGTTGTCCACATCGGGACTTTAATCGCGGTCATTTTGTACTACCGCCAGAAGCTTTGGGCTTTGATGCTCGCTCTGTTCGACAGAGCTAAAACTGAAGAGCGCAGAATCATATTATATCTTGTCATAGGAACCATACCTGCCGGACTGGCTGGAATATTTCTCAACGATTTTTTTGAATCGTCTTTCTCTGACCCCCGAACAACTGCCGCATCGCTGATTATATCAGGCTTTCTTTTATTGTTTGTTAGACTTGCCAAGCCCACCAGCGAAAAAGTGAGCTTGTTTCATGCAATTACGATGGGAATCGGGCAGGCGATCTCCATATTGCCCGGTATCTCCAGGTCTGGCGCGACCATTTCAATGGGCATGTATACTGGTCTCGATGCGGTAAAGGCCGCTGAGTTTTCATTCCTGCTTTCCATTCCGGCCATTACCGGCGCAATTATTTTCAAAACCGACGCCCTGGTAGCAGTCGATAGTCTGCACATAGGCCCCTATCTTGTTGGTGCCTTATTCGCCTTTGTTTTCGGTCTCTTATCAGTGGCAGGCCTCTTAAAGATTGTCCAAAAGGGAAAGTTTGAATATTTCGCCTATTATTGTTTTGCCGTAGGGGCATTTGGCCTGTATTATTTCTGGTAA
- a CDS encoding HAD-IIIA family hydrolase, whose translation MQQRILVVRFGSLGDVLLTSAFLINLRIHFPAAHIVFLTKERFRTAVELLPEIDQIATLPANSGLWKLLATLIDIEREGFDILFDLHSNTRSWLTSKIIRAGKTIVYPKRSFERRKIVRTQIIPNSWPHTIDLYNDCLLQLGKIPFCKRPNIRRSFEYVPALSSAKRPSQTVIIAPGAAHANKQWPVEKFAETAKLIHERSGAHIIWVTTRAEAGKSTLEKFLPPTSFSELIDAPLTTLKDLIAQAGLTIANDSGLMHLSSALGTPTIGIFGPTHPALGFSPRGPHDLIIETDEFCRPCSLHGKTPCWRPEQFCFTRILPHDVAQSAIAQLNKLSALAPVVFIDRDGTLIVNKHYLSDPAQVELENGAVEALHLATQKGYKIVVVSNQSGVARGYFTIENVEAVNDRLRNILASNGITLDGLYYCPHYPSTTSLICDCRKPSAGMAEGAVQELGVELRRSIVIGDTIDDMNFAKVIGARSILVRTGYGTRTEAALSNREVGRDIEVVFSILDAIKLI comes from the coding sequence ATGCAGCAAAGAATCCTGGTTGTTCGCTTTGGTTCGCTGGGCGACGTCCTTCTCACATCCGCTTTTCTGATAAATCTCAGAATTCATTTTCCCGCCGCCCATATAGTCTTTCTTACAAAAGAGCGCTTTCGAACAGCCGTCGAGCTTCTGCCTGAAATAGATCAAATCGCCACCCTGCCTGCAAATTCAGGATTGTGGAAACTTCTGGCAACGCTTATAGACATAGAACGAGAGGGATTTGATATTCTTTTTGACCTGCATAGTAATACCCGCTCGTGGCTGACAAGTAAGATTATCCGGGCGGGGAAGACTATCGTTTATCCCAAACGGAGTTTCGAGCGACGAAAAATCGTCCGGACTCAAATCATTCCGAATTCCTGGCCGCATACTATCGATTTATATAATGATTGCCTGCTTCAACTCGGGAAAATCCCGTTTTGCAAACGTCCGAATATCAGACGTTCGTTCGAATACGTCCCGGCGCTCAGCTCAGCAAAAAGACCCAGCCAGACTGTAATAATTGCACCGGGCGCCGCTCATGCAAACAAGCAATGGCCTGTCGAGAAGTTCGCCGAAACCGCAAAGCTGATTCATGAGCGATCTGGGGCCCATATCATTTGGGTAACAACCCGCGCCGAGGCAGGCAAATCAACCCTTGAGAAATTTCTTCCGCCGACATCATTTTCTGAACTGATCGATGCGCCTTTGACGACTCTCAAAGATCTAATCGCTCAGGCAGGTCTGACTATCGCCAATGATTCCGGACTCATGCACTTATCATCAGCGCTCGGGACGCCTACAATTGGCATCTTCGGGCCAACACACCCGGCCCTTGGATTTTCACCGCGGGGACCACACGACCTTATTATCGAGACCGATGAATTTTGTCGGCCCTGTTCGCTCCATGGCAAAACTCCATGCTGGAGACCGGAGCAGTTTTGTTTTACACGTATACTACCGCACGACGTCGCCCAATCGGCAATTGCTCAACTGAATAAGCTTAGCGCTCTTGCGCCAGTAGTTTTCATTGATCGTGATGGTACGCTGATTGTAAACAAACATTACCTCTCCGACCCGGCACAAGTCGAACTGGAAAATGGAGCAGTAGAAGCATTGCATCTCGCCACTCAGAAAGGTTATAAGATCGTTGTTGTCTCCAATCAGTCTGGTGTCGCGCGAGGCTACTTTACAATAGAAAATGTTGAAGCGGTCAATGACCGCCTCAGAAATATTTTGGCAAGCAACGGTATTACACTTGATGGACTATACTATTGCCCTCATTATCCCTCGACCACATCTCTTATCTGTGATTGTAGAAAACCTTCAGCCGGGATGGCCGAGGGAGCTGTACAAGAGTTAGGAGTGGAACTACGGCGTTCGATTGTTATCGGCGACACGATAGACGATATGAACTTTGCGAAAGTTATCGGGGCCAGGTCGATTCTTGTAAGAACCGGTTATGGTACGCGTACTGAAGCAGCCCTGTCAAATCGCGAAGTGGGCAGAGACATTGAGGTGGTATTCAGTATTCTTGACGCAATAAAGCTTATTTAG
- a CDS encoding HEAT repeat domain-containing protein — MNNTLKPVTESSLKTDLNELAHSLVRELSMACKKMSIYGAQHQLALKAAERPFLDLAKFFSYRPHVTINVNRGQLSVMNISMKESIFTNQILQYLQILDVTSLIFERTLATHELILFIDSLVKRDTLYDPNYSLGAHLMSRKVQTIQVNSALAFDLYDKRKQYRGEVDGDFSVKRLALDQFGVDPISLAKLRLADPADLYDLGVDYNREIVSYLLPEKVGQLQAEQLRQALVSLNDEAGNVTTSLKASRKDLFESLRALIAYHPQRMAILPETEHDGAGNIPKKQTDPCLDTGHIKIELSARVDKLIEDYFSSKATSSSVEQFSEAFYRLLKIGQRDKAEQIIDRLAGMLTVNDSGYRQKGLALLTAAIQTLSAEFDQAILESLINRICLTLKDKKETFEFSSLLTTLFERCRHLVQFDLLARLVSSMADRRQVSDGVTVYDSMTIKAAYEHINTIETIEFLVAELVKADHALSHKLRTILVGIGSEQIAFRLAQIISHPIRQVRQNALKILAELGKASLSVFSAILNDDHWFERDCLRFELPDGKWYVVRNSIFVLGSLRDHAGVTPLRLRISDTDVRVRREIVSALEKIGGEDAIDLLVLMADDTTPEIRDAAIIAVGLVGNSDSAPLLIDLFSRNSAGALKGVTVLGKLGGQEARAYLGKLLTDQAEFSRLAAGNVSKDDLRAAIIKALGAIGDNYALEAIKQYQNSLTTAQKLLFRNSAVSQAIIDVLTKR, encoded by the coding sequence ATGAACAACACACTCAAACCGGTCACTGAAAGCTCACTCAAAACCGATCTCAACGAACTTGCCCATTCGCTTGTCCGCGAACTGTCGATGGCATGCAAGAAGATGTCCATCTACGGCGCGCAGCATCAACTCGCGCTCAAAGCAGCCGAGCGCCCCTTTCTCGACTTAGCAAAATTTTTCTCATACAGACCGCATGTCACAATCAATGTCAATCGCGGCCAGCTCTCAGTAATGAATATCAGTATGAAAGAATCAATTTTCACAAATCAGATTCTCCAGTATTTACAAATTCTCGATGTGACCAGTTTGATATTCGAACGCACACTGGCGACACATGAACTAATTTTATTCATCGACAGCCTTGTTAAACGGGATACCCTTTATGATCCCAATTACAGTCTCGGCGCGCATCTCATGTCCCGCAAAGTACAGACAATCCAAGTCAACAGCGCTCTTGCCTTTGATTTGTATGACAAACGAAAACAGTACCGCGGCGAAGTCGACGGAGATTTCTCGGTCAAGCGTCTCGCTCTGGACCAGTTCGGCGTTGATCCAATTTCGTTAGCTAAATTACGACTTGCAGATCCGGCTGACTTGTATGATTTGGGTGTGGATTATAACCGTGAAATTGTCAGCTATCTGCTGCCAGAGAAAGTCGGCCAACTTCAAGCCGAGCAGCTGCGCCAGGCTCTTGTTAGTTTAAACGATGAGGCTGGCAATGTGACTACCTCGCTTAAGGCCTCGCGCAAGGACCTCTTTGAATCGCTTCGCGCTTTGATAGCCTATCATCCTCAGCGAATGGCTATTCTGCCGGAAACCGAACACGATGGCGCCGGTAATATCCCTAAAAAGCAAACGGATCCGTGCCTCGATACCGGGCATATTAAAATAGAATTGTCAGCTCGGGTTGACAAACTGATCGAAGACTACTTTTCCTCGAAGGCTACCTCGTCATCAGTTGAACAATTCTCGGAGGCCTTTTACCGTCTTTTGAAAATCGGTCAACGCGATAAAGCCGAACAAATAATCGACCGGCTTGCCGGAATGCTCACAGTAAATGACTCAGGCTATCGCCAAAAAGGCCTCGCACTTCTTACAGCCGCTATTCAGACCCTGTCCGCCGAGTTCGATCAGGCAATTCTTGAATCGCTCATAAATCGGATTTGCTTAACACTGAAAGATAAAAAAGAGACGTTCGAGTTTTCCTCGCTTTTAACAACACTCTTTGAAAGATGCCGCCATCTGGTTCAGTTTGATCTGTTGGCGCGGCTCGTTTCTTCAATGGCTGATCGAAGACAAGTCTCTGATGGCGTTACTGTGTACGATTCGATGACCATCAAGGCGGCCTATGAACATATTAATACAATTGAGACTATCGAGTTTTTGGTTGCTGAGTTGGTCAAAGCCGATCATGCCCTTTCCCATAAACTGCGAACAATACTTGTGGGCATTGGCTCCGAACAAATCGCCTTCCGCCTCGCCCAGATTATTTCCCATCCAATCCGCCAGGTACGACAGAACGCCTTGAAGATTCTTGCGGAACTCGGTAAAGCTTCGCTCTCGGTCTTTTCAGCAATTCTCAATGACGACCATTGGTTTGAACGGGACTGCCTGCGCTTTGAACTTCCCGATGGAAAATGGTATGTTGTCCGCAACTCAATATTCGTCCTTGGCTCACTTCGAGACCATGCCGGAGTAACCCCGCTTCGCTTACGGATAAGCGATACTGATGTCCGCGTTCGACGCGAAATCGTAAGCGCGCTTGAAAAAATCGGCGGCGAAGACGCAATAGACTTGTTGGTCCTGATGGCCGATGACACAACCCCGGAAATTCGTGACGCAGCTATTATCGCTGTCGGTCTGGTCGGGAATTCGGATTCTGCTCCACTTCTCATTGACCTATTTAGCAGAAATTCCGCTGGCGCACTGAAAGGCGTGACAGTACTTGGAAAATTAGGCGGCCAAGAAGCCCGAGCCTATCTTGGAAAACTTCTCACGGATCAAGCTGAATTCAGCCGGCTCGCGGCCGGAAATGTATCTAAAGATGACCTTCGAGCGGCCATAATAAAGGCTTTGGGAGCTATTGGGGATAATTACGCTTTGGAGGCTATAAAGCAGTATCAAAACTCTCTTACGACCGCCCAGAAGCTTCTATTCCGCAATTCAGCCGTAAGTCAAGCTATCATCGACGTTCTTACCAAACGATAA
- a CDS encoding Hsp20/alpha crystallin family protein, which produces MSNQTCAPYRNGITRSGFSSELDRVFDEVLGIPVFRAESAATYSPRVNITETKDKIVLTLEVSGISKDDVTVKVKDDLLTISGKRERKIAGEDEKQIRTELRYGQFARSFTIPESVNRDTISADYSNGLLEISLEKREEVKPRKIQVKVS; this is translated from the coding sequence ATGTCTAACCAAACATGCGCCCCGTATCGAAATGGAATCACTCGCAGTGGATTCTCGAGTGAACTGGATCGTGTTTTCGACGAAGTCCTCGGTATCCCTGTCTTTCGAGCAGAGAGTGCCGCCACGTATTCGCCCCGAGTCAATATTACAGAAACTAAGGACAAAATTGTCCTCACTCTCGAAGTTTCGGGTATCAGTAAAGACGATGTCACAGTTAAGGTAAAAGACGATCTTTTGACAATTTCCGGCAAAAGAGAACGGAAAATCGCTGGAGAAGACGAAAAACAGATTCGCACAGAACTTCGTTACGGGCAATTTGCCCGGAGCTTTACCATTCCGGAATCAGTTAATCGAGATACAATCTCAGCCGATTATAGCAATGGCCTGCTCGAGATTTCGCTTGAAAAACGTGAAGAAGTGAAACCGCGGAAGATACAGGTTAAGGTATCGTAA
- a CDS encoding acyclic terpene utilization AtuA family protein, protein MKDSIRIGNAGGYWGDDLSALKRQLTGGQLDYITLDFLAEITMSILQKQRQRNPELGYATDFLTQIKECLPLIVEKKVTVITNAGGINPLGLGQQIAAVVQTMKLPIKVGVIRGDDVMPQLDVLMSSGEKFTNMETGEPFDQVRPKVTSANIYFGAEPVVKALEAGCQIIVTGRVTDTGITLAPMMYEFGWAIDDWDKIASGIVAGHIIECGCQATGGNITDWKDVKNFHSIGYPIIEMKSSGDFFVTKHPNTGGLVSENTVKEQLVYEMGDPANYIAPDGIARFDSIHLKQAGKDRVRVFGITGKPAPTHLKISISFDDGWKASGELLLSGPNIKAKAKTMSEIFWKRLGHTYEATRTELIGSGSIWPKELSDYEPNESLLRFGVRDNDQKKVEEFGRLLPSLILSGPSGVAVTGAGRPKPTPVVAYWPALMHRNSAKAEIIIIDEQKNERNTTLNLARNDTVMPVSEKKSGNFARRLGIMPKGKLKTITLQELAYARSGDKGDTCNIGVLARSPEIYDWLYKNLTVSTVKRFFKGIVKGEVKRYELDNLLALNFLLEETLGGGGTRSLMIDPQGKTLSQALLQMPMQAPSSLLKK, encoded by the coding sequence GTGAAAGATAGCATTCGAATAGGCAACGCGGGCGGATATTGGGGGGATGACCTATCTGCGCTGAAACGCCAGTTGACAGGCGGCCAGCTTGACTACATTACCCTCGATTTTCTTGCCGAAATCACAATGTCCATTCTGCAAAAGCAGAGACAGCGCAACCCCGAGCTGGGTTATGCGACGGATTTTCTCACCCAAATCAAGGAATGCCTGCCGCTAATAGTCGAAAAGAAAGTTACGGTTATTACAAATGCCGGGGGTATCAACCCGCTCGGTTTGGGGCAACAGATTGCAGCAGTAGTACAGACAATGAAGCTTCCTATAAAAGTAGGCGTTATTCGCGGGGATGATGTTATGCCCCAGCTTGATGTGCTGATGTCATCAGGCGAAAAATTCACGAATATGGAAACCGGCGAACCGTTCGATCAAGTTCGTCCAAAAGTGACATCGGCTAATATCTATTTCGGCGCCGAACCGGTTGTCAAAGCCCTCGAAGCGGGCTGTCAAATAATTGTCACCGGACGGGTGACCGATACCGGAATCACGCTTGCGCCAATGATGTATGAGTTCGGATGGGCAATAGACGACTGGGACAAAATCGCCTCGGGAATTGTCGCGGGACATATTATAGAATGCGGATGCCAGGCGACAGGCGGAAATATTACCGACTGGAAAGATGTCAAAAATTTCCATTCGATAGGCTATCCCATTATCGAGATGAAATCGAGCGGCGACTTTTTTGTGACGAAACATCCCAACACGGGCGGACTTGTTTCGGAGAATACTGTGAAAGAACAGCTTGTCTATGAAATGGGTGATCCGGCCAACTATATTGCCCCGGATGGTATCGCCCGTTTTGACAGCATCCATCTCAAGCAAGCCGGCAAAGATCGTGTGCGGGTGTTTGGCATCACCGGCAAACCCGCTCCAACGCATTTGAAAATATCTATTTCATTTGATGACGGCTGGAAAGCATCGGGGGAACTGCTGCTTTCGGGCCCCAATATTAAAGCAAAAGCCAAGACTATGTCTGAGATATTTTGGAAGCGTTTGGGGCATACGTATGAGGCTACCCGAACCGAGTTGATTGGCTCCGGCTCGATTTGGCCGAAAGAACTGTCTGATTATGAACCAAATGAATCATTGCTGAGATTTGGGGTACGTGACAATGATCAAAAAAAGGTGGAAGAGTTCGGGCGTTTGCTGCCATCGCTCATCTTATCCGGCCCTTCCGGGGTGGCAGTTACCGGCGCGGGACGCCCCAAACCGACACCCGTTGTCGCATATTGGCCAGCGCTTATGCATCGCAACTCAGCCAAGGCGGAAATAATTATTATCGATGAGCAGAAAAACGAGAGAAATACTACACTTAACCTGGCGCGTAACGACACAGTGATGCCCGTATCAGAGAAGAAATCCGGAAATTTCGCTCGTCGTTTAGGTATCATGCCAAAAGGAAAGTTGAAAACTATTACCCTGCAGGAGCTTGCCTATGCCCGTTCTGGGGATAAAGGAGACACCTGCAATATCGGTGTCCTCGCCCGTTCGCCAGAAATATATGACTGGCTTTACAAAAACCTCACAGTTTCTACAGTAAAACGGTTTTTCAAAGGTATTGTAAAGGGTGAAGTCAAACGATATGAACTGGACAATCTTCTTGCGCTAAACTTTCTTCTTGAAGAAACTCTCGGAGGCGGCGGCACGCGATCGCTTATGATAGATCCGCAGGGAAAAACACTTTCACAGGCATTGCTTCAAATGCCAATGCAGGCTCCGAGCTCATTGCTTAAAAAATAG
- a CDS encoding PQQ-binding-like beta-propeller repeat protein — MKKRTAALAALILMSAGIGCSKSYKLGQDQSVSESPWAYSRGNASAQGRIDNPSFTGNLSLLWEQKEGDKPIGPLTIFSDQLVYPSSKKRLRFFNLSDGAPSGRVKQKGLAHGGFISHDTLSFFALGHKRNMLVAYNMREGEAKWQKSVKDAAPGTIIVENKLIVSSVDGLVTALDPATGKQIWKFKAKERFIAGPSFEKGRIYQPGDKGTLYVLSLADGTELFKITADGPLTTAVAVDGMVYAGDIEGQVYAIDPESRSIVWRAKVLGPIWGAPALSKDNVFIGHSGGQLVCFDKATGEEKWRFDAGEVIKAAPLAIGNFVAVGTLGGHLFVVNAETGIPIYTHRLTGAIGQAPISDGSRIYVATESGRIACFWEKNEQHTQTGH; from the coding sequence ATGAAGAAAAGAACTGCCGCGCTGGCTGCACTTATCCTCATGTCGGCGGGTATCGGATGTTCCAAGTCATATAAGCTGGGACAAGACCAGTCGGTGTCGGAATCACCATGGGCATACTCCCGCGGAAATGCGTCTGCACAGGGAAGAATCGATAACCCATCCTTTACCGGAAACTTGTCCCTGCTCTGGGAGCAAAAAGAGGGGGACAAGCCGATTGGGCCCCTCACCATTTTCAGCGACCAGTTGGTATATCCGAGTAGCAAGAAGAGGCTTCGATTCTTCAATCTATCCGACGGAGCACCCTCCGGTCGGGTCAAACAAAAGGGACTGGCTCATGGCGGTTTTATCAGCCATGACACCCTCTCATTTTTTGCCCTGGGACATAAGAGAAACATGCTGGTAGCCTATAATATGCGCGAGGGAGAGGCCAAATGGCAAAAGTCCGTTAAGGATGCCGCGCCCGGGACGATAATAGTGGAGAACAAGCTGATTGTCAGTTCTGTCGATGGATTGGTAACTGCGCTCGATCCGGCGACAGGTAAACAGATTTGGAAGTTCAAAGCCAAGGAGCGCTTTATTGCCGGGCCGAGCTTCGAAAAGGGCCGCATCTATCAACCGGGAGACAAAGGGACTCTGTATGTCCTTTCGTTGGCTGACGGCACAGAATTATTCAAAATTACCGCTGACGGCCCTTTGACAACGGCTGTCGCTGTCGATGGTATGGTATATGCAGGAGATATTGAAGGACAAGTCTATGCCATTGACCCGGAATCCAGAAGCATCGTCTGGAGAGCCAAAGTTCTCGGTCCTATTTGGGGCGCTCCGGCTTTGTCAAAGGACAATGTCTTCATCGGGCATAGCGGCGGACAACTTGTTTGTTTTGACAAGGCAACTGGCGAGGAAAAATGGCGGTTTGATGCCGGCGAAGTTATCAAAGCCGCGCCGCTTGCAATCGGGAATTTTGTGGCAGTGGGTACGCTGGGGGGACATCTGTTTGTTGTTAATGCCGAAACGGGCATTCCGATCTATACACACAGATTGACCGGAGCAATAGGGCAGGCGCCAATTAGCGATGGCTCGCGAATTTATGTCGCGACAGAATCCGGACGCATCGCCTGTTTTTGGGAAAAGAATGAACAACACACTCAAACCGGTCACTGA
- a CDS encoding DnaJ C-terminal domain-containing protein, protein MTTDFYKVLGVSENATADEIKKQFRKLAKKHHPDRNKGAKQSEAKFKELSEAYETLSDDTKRKEYDMMRRYGAHEDSGGRQPGQGFDYSRTNTTRGGRSTANVDGFEGFDNVDDILSSLFGGRSRTGFEESARRRQSRAKGADSSATISVTFTEAALGAKKYIQIMGGRKLAVNIPTGIEDGSKIRLAGQGAPDIFGGEHGDLIITVQIMPDPLFDRKGNDIYTHTEISLKEALLGTKKNIKTLTNTVTLNIPSGTQPGAQLRLKGQGLTVGGAQGDLYVEIRVSLPRTLSEKQKKMLEEWEE, encoded by the coding sequence GTGACGACTGATTTTTACAAAGTTCTCGGAGTGAGCGAAAATGCTACGGCTGACGAAATCAAAAAGCAGTTTCGTAAACTTGCCAAGAAACATCACCCCGACCGCAACAAAGGGGCTAAGCAGTCGGAAGCCAAATTTAAAGAACTCTCCGAAGCGTACGAGACGCTATCCGACGATACAAAGCGCAAAGAGTACGATATGATGCGCCGCTACGGCGCCCACGAGGATTCCGGCGGACGTCAGCCAGGACAGGGTTTTGATTACTCGCGGACCAACACCACCCGGGGGGGGAGGTCAACTGCTAATGTCGACGGGTTTGAGGGTTTTGACAATGTCGACGATATCCTCTCGTCACTCTTTGGCGGACGCAGCCGCACCGGATTTGAGGAATCAGCGCGACGCAGACAATCACGCGCGAAAGGCGCCGACTCGAGCGCAACGATATCTGTAACTTTTACCGAAGCCGCGCTTGGGGCAAAGAAATACATTCAGATAATGGGCGGCAGGAAACTTGCGGTAAACATTCCAACCGGAATCGAAGACGGCTCCAAGATTCGCTTGGCCGGACAAGGCGCGCCTGATATATTTGGTGGTGAACACGGAGATTTAATTATCACGGTACAGATTATGCCCGACCCATTATTTGATCGAAAAGGAAACGATATTTACACGCACACCGAAATCAGCCTCAAAGAAGCGCTGCTCGGGACGAAGAAAAATATCAAGACCTTGACCAATACTGTCACACTAAATATCCCGTCCGGCACCCAGCCGGGAGCGCAACTTCGCCTCAAGGGGCAGGGATTGACAGTTGGAGGCGCGCAGGGGGATTTGTATGTCGAGATAAGGGTTAGCTTACCGCGAACTTTGTCAGAGAAGCAGAAAAAGATGCTGGAGGAATGGGAAGAGTAG